In Neokomagataea tanensis, one genomic interval encodes:
- a CDS encoding efflux RND transporter permease subunit, whose protein sequence is MNPSRLFIERPVATSLLMFAILLSGLLGFHFLPVSALPQVEYPTITVSTFYPGAGPDVMATSVTAPLETQLGEMSGLQQMSSQSSGGASVITLRFGLDMSMDIAEQEVQAAINNANSLLPTDLPAPPIYAKVNPADTPVLTLGITSKVLPLPEVEDYVNTRLEQKVSQISGVGLVSLSGGNRKAYRIQVNIPKLTSYGIAIDTLRTIIGTVNINSPTGTFDGPKRATTLRIDGQISSVGQLMDQVIAYQNDGPIRLRDVAKVVEGAENTQLAAWSNTTPALILNIQRQPGANVISVVDNVLRVLPQLKRDLPPGIDITPLTNRTTTIRASVADVGVELGLAMLLVVGVIFIFLRNIPATIIPSLSVPLSLVGTLAAMYLLGFSLDNLSLMSLTIATGFVVDDAIVVIENIARYIEAGEDRYTAALKGAGEIGFTIISLTVSLIAVLIPLLFMQDVVGRLFHEFAMTLSITIIISAVVSITLVPMMCARILTDTHAPSKNHGFWGRLSDKTERGINILIEGYGRWLDVVLRFRGLTLLATLGTVVLTGILAMAIPKGFFPTQDTGVIQGISVMPQTISFDGMRVRQAEVGRAILQDPDVASISSFIGIDGQNMTLNVGRFLINLKPREQRTSSLQATLDRLTREGSQVAGAHLYTQPIQDLSLDTSVSATQYQFILENPDYDTFQTWVPKFLTALQKEPALSDVTSDLQAEGLTAQVTLDRTTGARYSITPQTVDNLLYDSFGQRQISTIYTQSNQYRVILEADPALQTDINSLNRLYLPGISSEAGGSTSGPTRQPTSGLVPLNQVVTVTHRFMPLLISHYGQFPSATVSFNVAAGHSLGDATDAIQRVEKSLNLPPAFQTAFQGTAAAFQNSLGNEVWLVVAALVAVYIVLGILYESFIHPVTILSTLPSAAIGALVGLDLFGMPLDVMGIIGIVLLIGIVKKNAIMMIDFALEAERADGNSPLEAIRRAALLRFRPILMTTLAALFGALPLMFGTGVGSELRQPLGVTIVCGLMLSQVLTLFTTPVIYLFMDKLGRRINAAVSKTSSNHPQAPHQAPL, encoded by the coding sequence GTGAATCCGTCCCGCCTGTTTATCGAACGCCCGGTGGCAACCAGCCTCCTGATGTTCGCCATTCTGCTGAGCGGTTTGCTCGGTTTCCACTTCCTTCCGGTATCAGCCCTACCTCAGGTTGAATACCCAACGATTACGGTCTCGACCTTCTACCCCGGCGCGGGGCCAGATGTCATGGCCACCTCCGTGACAGCCCCGCTGGAGACACAGCTGGGCGAGATGTCCGGCCTGCAGCAGATGTCCTCCCAATCTTCGGGCGGGGCATCTGTCATTACGCTTCGTTTTGGCCTCGACATGTCCATGGACATTGCTGAGCAAGAAGTTCAGGCAGCCATTAACAACGCCAACTCACTGCTCCCGACAGACCTGCCGGCCCCCCCTATCTACGCAAAGGTCAACCCGGCTGATACCCCAGTCCTGACCCTTGGCATTACCTCAAAGGTCCTGCCCCTCCCTGAGGTCGAAGACTACGTCAACACCCGCCTTGAGCAAAAGGTCAGCCAAATTTCCGGCGTGGGCCTAGTTTCCCTCTCGGGTGGCAATCGCAAGGCGTATCGTATTCAGGTTAACATTCCAAAGTTGACCTCTTACGGCATCGCTATCGATACGCTGCGTACAATTATTGGCACGGTCAACATCAACTCCCCGACCGGAACATTTGACGGCCCAAAACGCGCAACAACGCTGCGCATCGACGGTCAGATTTCCTCCGTTGGGCAATTAATGGATCAGGTCATCGCTTATCAGAACGATGGTCCTATTCGCCTGAGGGACGTTGCTAAAGTCGTCGAAGGCGCAGAAAATACGCAGCTTGCCGCATGGTCCAATACGACCCCAGCGCTGATTCTAAATATCCAGCGACAGCCCGGCGCAAACGTTATCTCAGTCGTCGATAACGTTCTGCGTGTTCTTCCGCAGCTTAAGCGCGACCTTCCTCCCGGTATCGACATCACTCCTCTGACCAACCGCACAACCACCATCCGTGCCTCCGTAGCGGATGTCGGTGTCGAGCTTGGCCTAGCGATGCTGCTCGTCGTCGGGGTGATTTTTATTTTCCTGCGGAATATCCCCGCAACGATCATTCCAAGCCTCTCCGTGCCTCTCTCGCTCGTTGGCACGCTCGCAGCCATGTATTTGCTGGGCTTTTCGCTCGACAACCTGTCGCTCATGTCGCTCACCATCGCCACGGGCTTTGTCGTGGACGATGCGATTGTCGTCATTGAAAACATAGCGCGCTATATCGAAGCAGGCGAAGACCGCTACACAGCTGCCCTTAAAGGGGCTGGAGAGATTGGTTTCACCATCATCTCCCTTACGGTTTCTCTTATTGCCGTACTTATTCCGCTGCTCTTCATGCAAGACGTCGTCGGGCGTTTGTTCCATGAATTTGCGATGACACTTTCTATCACCATCATTATCTCAGCCGTGGTCTCCATCACGCTGGTCCCCATGATGTGTGCACGCATCCTGACCGACACACATGCCCCTTCAAAAAACCACGGCTTCTGGGGGCGCCTGTCGGATAAAACCGAACGCGGCATTAACATTCTCATTGAAGGTTACGGCCGCTGGCTCGATGTGGTTCTGCGCTTTCGTGGGCTCACATTACTCGCCACGCTGGGAACAGTCGTGCTGACCGGCATACTTGCCATGGCCATCCCTAAGGGGTTCTTCCCCACTCAAGATACCGGGGTTATTCAGGGCATTTCCGTCATGCCCCAAACCATCTCGTTCGATGGTATGCGTGTGCGGCAAGCTGAAGTTGGCCGCGCCATTCTTCAAGACCCAGACGTCGCGAGCATTTCCTCTTTCATCGGCATTGACGGGCAAAACATGACCCTGAATGTCGGTCGCTTCCTGATTAACCTGAAACCACGTGAGCAACGGACATCAAGCCTGCAAGCCACGCTGGACCGCCTCACTCGTGAAGGCTCACAAGTTGCAGGGGCACATCTCTACACCCAGCCCATTCAGGATCTATCCCTTGATACGTCCGTCTCAGCAACACAGTACCAGTTCATTCTAGAGAACCCAGATTACGATACGTTCCAAACCTGGGTCCCCAAATTCCTGACGGCCCTGCAAAAAGAGCCAGCCCTCTCTGACGTCACCTCCGACCTACAGGCCGAAGGGCTCACGGCTCAGGTCACGCTCGACCGGACAACAGGCGCGCGCTACTCCATTACACCGCAAACCGTCGACAACCTGTTGTATGACAGCTTTGGCCAACGCCAGATCAGCACAATCTATACCCAGTCCAACCAGTACCGGGTAATTTTAGAGGCTGATCCGGCCCTCCAGACCGACATCAACTCGCTCAACCGCCTCTACCTGCCCGGCATTTCCTCTGAAGCAGGCGGCAGCACCTCAGGCCCAACGCGTCAGCCAACATCTGGCCTCGTTCCCCTCAATCAGGTCGTCACGGTCACGCACCGCTTCATGCCCTTGTTGATCAGCCATTACGGACAATTCCCCTCCGCCACCGTTTCGTTCAACGTCGCGGCTGGCCACTCTCTGGGCGATGCGACCGATGCTATTCAGCGCGTTGAAAAAAGCCTCAACCTACCCCCCGCTTTCCAAACGGCCTTCCAAGGAACAGCCGCTGCCTTCCAAAACTCTCTCGGTAATGAAGTCTGGCTCGTCGTAGCGGCCTTGGTCGCAGTCTATATCGTTCTCGGTATTCTCTATGAGAGCTTCATCCACCCAGTAACCATTTTGTCGACCCTCCCATCAGCAGCCATCGGCGCGCTCGTCGGGTTGGACCTCTTTGGCATGCCCCTAGATGTGATGGGCATTATCGGTATTGTTCTGCTGATCGGTATCGTGAAGAAAAACGCGATCATGATGATCGACTTCGCACTTGAGGCAGAGCGCGCCGACGGCAACTCCCCACTTGAGGCGATCCGCCGCGCGGCACTCCTGCGTTTTCGCCCTATTCTGATGACCACTCTCGCCGCACTTTTTGGCGCCCTACCCCTAATGTTCGGCACCGGTGTCGGTTCTGAGCTTCGTCAGCCTCTGGGCGTAACCATCGTGTGCGGCCTTATGCTCTCGCAGGTTCTGACGCTCTTCACGACGCCTGTCATTTATCTTTTCATGGATAAGCTCGGCCGACGGATCAATGCCGCTGTCTCCAAAACCAGCAGCAATCACCCACAGGCACCACATCAGGCACCACTGTGA
- a CDS encoding efflux RND transporter permease subunit, producing MNLIHLFVSRPIGTTLLTLAILIGGVLGYLNLPVADLPNVDFPVIVVTANQPGGSPAEIASTVAAPLERHLGAISGVTEMTSQSMVNQTRITLQFDLSRDINGAARDVASALQGARQDLPTTLRSNPSYNKANSNGPPVMAFALTSTTHTPEALYDYASNVLVQQLSQVDGVGEVDIRGSALPAVRVDLSPFQLFHYGIGFEDIRAALASANAHTPKGFIDAQGQRLTLATNDQAIKAAEYQDLIIAYRNALPVRLSDVASITDSVEDIRQAGFFNGQRAIICTVFSQGGANVIHTVDSIHQRLEAIRATLPGDTQLHLLIDRSKTIRSSLNETKQTLIIAVVLVIGVVLLFLRSGSAILVPAIVVPVSIIGTFGAMLLLNYQLDNMSLMALTIATGFVVDDAIVVLENITRYMEMGHTRIKAAILGTSEVAFTVLSITVSLVVVFAPIFLMGGITGRLFHEFAMTMVVTLGISLVLSLTLTPMLSALVLNTHTKTPKTGFLSRISQILENALNGITSGYAASLGWCFRHQRLVALSLPATIILAGILFVRMPKGFFPSEDTGQIMGRVVADQSISFHALQMATARAMRSIAADPDVEGVMGGLGGRSSNSANVFIGLKPKSERQDSLPETIARITRHFGQHPSAQLRLMAPGSVRMGARSGDGAYQYTLKANSAEELFTWVPRITAALSHIPSIMDVSSDAEQGGQAIAISLDRDTEARYGITPQLISNALYDAFGQRAASVMYKTLNQYRVVMGVAPDYMTSPSMLNQMWVSVAGGTAAGGVSSNNIRVRFGTSTTLSQSERSYLNSQANALAGGKSASSGAAVTTSAETMVPLMNVARQRLTNTALTINHDGQSVAVTISFNLAPGAALGPTVTAIDAAMAELHVPPTIQGGFAGNAAAFQKSTSDEPLLILAALAAVYIVLGVLYESLIHPLTILSTLPSAGVGALVALRVAGEEFSLMAMIGVILLIGIVKKNAIMLVDFALDAQRKGATAMEAIHQASLLRFRPILMTSLAAALGALPLILGNGYGSELRHPLGIAILGGLMVSQLLTLYTTPIVFLILERLGGWIKTLPKRLFSLLHLTLHREHHTP from the coding sequence GTGAACCTTATCCATCTCTTCGTTTCACGACCAATCGGCACGACGCTACTAACACTGGCAATCCTAATCGGGGGGGTACTGGGGTACCTCAACCTCCCCGTCGCGGACCTTCCAAACGTAGACTTCCCTGTCATCGTCGTAACGGCAAACCAACCCGGCGGCTCCCCAGCCGAAATCGCGAGTACAGTCGCCGCACCACTGGAGCGCCACCTCGGGGCCATATCTGGCGTCACGGAAATGACGTCTCAGTCCATGGTCAACCAAACGCGTATTACTCTGCAGTTTGATCTCTCGCGCGACATTAACGGTGCTGCGCGCGATGTCGCTTCGGCGCTGCAAGGCGCACGACAAGACCTCCCCACCACACTGAGAAGTAACCCTTCCTATAACAAGGCCAACTCGAACGGTCCGCCCGTCATGGCCTTTGCGCTGACTTCAACGACACACACACCAGAAGCTCTCTACGACTACGCCAGCAACGTACTGGTCCAACAACTCAGCCAAGTCGACGGGGTCGGGGAAGTCGACATACGCGGCAGTGCTTTGCCCGCAGTGCGGGTTGACCTTAGCCCATTCCAATTGTTCCATTACGGTATCGGTTTTGAAGATATCCGCGCAGCTCTCGCTTCTGCCAATGCCCACACCCCAAAAGGGTTCATTGACGCACAAGGGCAGCGCCTCACGCTTGCCACCAACGACCAAGCGATAAAAGCCGCTGAATACCAAGACCTCATCATTGCTTACCGCAACGCCCTCCCCGTGCGCCTGTCTGACGTTGCCTCCATTACCGACAGTGTCGAAGATATTCGCCAAGCGGGTTTTTTTAACGGGCAACGCGCCATCATCTGCACGGTCTTCTCTCAGGGCGGAGCCAATGTTATCCACACAGTGGACAGCATCCACCAACGCCTTGAAGCTATTCGTGCCACATTACCCGGTGACACACAGCTTCACCTGCTGATCGACCGCTCAAAGACAATTCGTTCTTCTTTGAACGAAACGAAACAGACACTGATCATTGCGGTCGTCTTGGTCATCGGTGTGGTGCTGCTCTTCCTTCGCAGCGGGTCCGCCATTCTTGTCCCGGCAATTGTTGTACCCGTCTCGATCATTGGTACGTTCGGGGCCATGCTGTTGCTGAATTACCAGCTCGACAACATGTCCCTCATGGCTCTGACCATCGCTACGGGCTTTGTCGTGGACGATGCCATCGTCGTTTTGGAAAATATTACCCGCTACATGGAAATGGGCCACACGCGCATAAAAGCCGCCATCCTCGGCACCAGTGAAGTTGCCTTCACGGTCCTGTCCATTACCGTGTCACTTGTTGTTGTGTTTGCGCCAATCTTCCTGATGGGCGGCATCACGGGCAGGCTCTTTCATGAATTTGCGATGACTATGGTGGTGACACTCGGCATTTCCCTTGTGTTGTCTTTGACCCTGACCCCCATGCTCAGTGCACTGGTTCTAAACACCCATACCAAAACCCCCAAAACTGGCTTTCTATCCCGCATCAGCCAAATTCTGGAAAACGCCCTGAACGGTATTACCAGCGGTTATGCAGCGTCGCTCGGCTGGTGTTTCCGACACCAACGGCTTGTTGCTCTCTCCCTTCCGGCCACCATCATCTTGGCCGGCATCCTGTTCGTTCGGATGCCTAAAGGGTTCTTCCCGTCGGAAGATACCGGGCAAATCATGGGCCGCGTCGTCGCTGATCAATCAATTTCTTTCCATGCCCTGCAAATGGCCACAGCCCGAGCAATGCGCAGCATCGCAGCGGACCCGGACGTGGAGGGCGTCATGGGTGGACTTGGGGGGCGCTCCTCCAACTCCGCCAACGTGTTTATTGGGCTCAAACCCAAAAGCGAACGTCAGGATAGCCTTCCCGAGACCATCGCCCGCATCACCCGCCATTTCGGGCAGCACCCCAGCGCGCAGTTGCGTCTAATGGCACCAGGCAGTGTTCGCATGGGGGCTCGTAGCGGTGACGGAGCCTACCAATACACCCTGAAAGCAAACTCAGCTGAAGAGTTGTTTACATGGGTACCGCGTATCACGGCAGCGCTCTCGCATATCCCTTCCATTATGGATGTCTCCTCCGATGCCGAGCAAGGCGGCCAAGCCATTGCAATCTCCCTCGACCGGGACACAGAAGCACGCTACGGCATCACCCCTCAGCTGATTTCGAACGCTCTATACGATGCTTTCGGCCAGCGAGCTGCTTCCGTCATGTACAAAACTCTTAATCAGTACCGCGTCGTTATGGGGGTCGCACCAGATTACATGACCTCGCCCAGCATGCTGAACCAAATGTGGGTCAGCGTCGCGGGCGGCACAGCAGCCGGGGGCGTGTCTTCCAACAACATACGTGTTCGCTTTGGAACAAGCACAACTTTATCCCAAAGCGAGCGCTCCTACCTCAACTCTCAAGCCAACGCCCTCGCCGGGGGGAAAAGTGCCTCTTCAGGCGCAGCTGTTACGACAAGCGCAGAAACGATGGTTCCCCTCATGAACGTCGCGCGCCAACGTCTTACCAACACAGCTTTGACCATCAACCATGACGGTCAATCCGTCGCCGTAACAATATCCTTCAATTTAGCGCCCGGCGCGGCTCTTGGGCCAACTGTCACCGCTATCGACGCCGCCATGGCAGAGCTGCATGTCCCTCCCACAATTCAGGGCGGATTTGCCGGTAATGCCGCCGCTTTTCAAAAATCAACGAGTGATGAACCGCTGCTTATCCTTGCAGCTCTCGCTGCGGTCTACATCGTGCTTGGTGTTCTCTACGAAAGCCTCATCCACCCGCTGACTATTTTATCAACGCTACCATCAGCCGGTGTTGGCGCTTTGGTTGCCTTACGAGTTGCCGGAGAAGAATTCTCGTTGATGGCTATGATCGGCGTCATTCTGCTGATTGGCATCGTCAAAAAGAACGCCATCATGCTGGTCGATTTTGCGCTAGATGCCCAACGTAAAGGTGCAACGGCCATGGAGGCTATCCACCAAGCAAGCCTCCTGCGCTTCCGCCCGATCCTGATGACATCTCTTGCTGCCGCCCTCGGAGCACTGCCACTGATTTTAGGAAATGGCTACGGCAGCGAGCTCCGCCACCCACTTGGTATCGCCATACTTGGCGGCCTCATGGTGAGCCAATTGCTCACTTTATACACCACACCAATTGTTTTCCTTATTCTCGAGCGTTTGGGCGGATGGATAAAAACATTGCCAAAGCGCCTTTTTTCCCTCCTGCACCTTACACTCCACCGGGAGCACCATACGCCATGA
- a CDS encoding efflux transporter outer membrane subunit translates to MNLNRFSSLRAILLGTMAVPALSGCMVGPDYKRPQAIIAPQFKEAPPPAGWTKTRPDLALFPKGDWWTIFNDPTLNDLENRIATSNQSLKEYEAQYRKAASTIDSVRAQLYPTLSGSFSFNRNSASSSTNNTWATGPSASWTIDVWGRIRRQVEQQVAATQADAALVAAMRLSYQLQLAQDYFDLRYQDSLIDLYTNNVGLYTRNLQIVENQLEAGVADPTAALQARYQLESTQASLANAHVARAQYEHAIAILTGRTPSEVSIPSAPLPKILPPAPVALPSTLLERRPDVAQAERNMEAYNAAIGYAIGAYYPEVSLSASYGYSGNPIQQLIQTATRTWGLGAAATETIFNGGARTAAVRSAEADYDNAVATYRQTVLAAIQDTEDQMSNLHYLDQQLTMQNKALATAQDAVRVSTNEYLAGTQIYTTVITSEQTALQYEQTQLSIRQQQFLAEVKLLTDLGGGWNSTSVPSKDSLQTDNPLLPSFIQKDKNGVRPAQ, encoded by the coding sequence ATGAATTTAAATCGTTTCTCTTCTTTGCGCGCAATTTTGCTTGGCACTATGGCCGTTCCCGCTCTCAGTGGGTGCATGGTTGGGCCCGACTACAAACGCCCGCAGGCTATTATCGCACCACAGTTTAAAGAAGCTCCCCCGCCTGCAGGCTGGACAAAAACACGACCAGACTTAGCCCTTTTCCCCAAAGGAGACTGGTGGACGATCTTCAACGACCCCACTTTAAACGACCTCGAAAACAGGATCGCGACGTCCAACCAAAGCTTAAAAGAATACGAAGCTCAGTACCGTAAAGCAGCCAGCACGATTGATTCAGTCCGTGCGCAGCTTTACCCGACGCTCAGCGGTTCGTTTAGCTTCAACCGTAACAGCGCAAGTTCCAGCACGAACAACACGTGGGCTACCGGGCCATCCGCCAGTTGGACTATCGACGTATGGGGCCGTATCCGTCGCCAGGTCGAACAACAGGTCGCTGCAACACAGGCAGATGCCGCATTAGTGGCAGCCATGCGCCTGTCCTACCAATTACAATTGGCACAAGATTATTTTGATCTGCGCTACCAAGACAGCCTTATTGATCTTTATACCAACAATGTTGGCCTCTACACACGCAACCTGCAAATCGTCGAGAACCAGCTTGAGGCTGGCGTTGCAGACCCGACCGCGGCCCTGCAAGCGCGCTATCAGCTTGAATCGACTCAGGCAAGCCTAGCCAATGCCCATGTTGCTCGCGCCCAGTATGAGCACGCCATTGCTATCTTAACCGGTCGCACACCTTCAGAAGTCAGCATCCCATCGGCGCCGCTTCCTAAAATCCTGCCCCCTGCCCCGGTAGCGCTGCCCTCAACGCTTCTGGAACGCCGCCCTGACGTCGCGCAGGCTGAGCGCAACATGGAGGCATATAATGCTGCAATCGGCTATGCTATCGGCGCTTATTACCCTGAAGTTTCCCTCTCGGCGAGCTACGGCTATAGCGGCAATCCAATCCAGCAATTAATTCAGACGGCCACGCGCACATGGGGGCTAGGCGCAGCCGCCACTGAGACCATTTTCAATGGCGGGGCACGTACCGCCGCTGTCCGCAGCGCCGAGGCCGATTACGACAACGCAGTCGCCACATATCGTCAGACTGTCCTCGCAGCAATCCAAGACACTGAAGACCAGATGTCAAACCTTCATTATCTCGATCAACAGTTAACTATGCAGAACAAAGCACTTGCCACCGCTCAGGATGCTGTCCGCGTTTCGACAAACGAATATCTGGCAGGTACCCAAATCTACACCACCGTCATCACCTCTGAACAAACCGCATTGCAGTATGAGCAAACACAACTGAGCATCCGCCAGCAGCAATTCTTGGCTGAGGTCAAACTCCTCACAGATCTGGGTGGCGGCTGGAATTCTACATCGGTCCCCAGCAAAGATTCTCTGCAAACGGATAATCCGCTTCTGCCGTCCTTCATCCAAAAAGATAAAAACGGCGTCCGTCCTGCACAGTAA
- a CDS encoding DUF1328 domain-containing protein — protein MLKWAIIFFLISLVAGFFGFTGISEATAGIAKFLFVVFIVLTVLVIVLGLAGISAL, from the coding sequence ATGTTGAAATGGGCGATAATCTTTTTCCTGATTTCTTTAGTAGCAGGCTTTTTTGGTTTCACTGGTATTTCGGAAGCAACGGCAGGAATCGCTAAGTTCTTGTTTGTTGTGTTTATTGTCCTGACTGTCTTGGTGATCGTTCTTGGATTGGCTGGAATTTCCGCACTCTGA
- a CDS encoding MFS transporter — protein MSTSTAERRGLAEILGIPPALFWAFVGQLLFMVGDGVEAGYLDTFMLHNGHTQDFVTNLFIYYGITVMIAAWFSGPLSDLLGPKKVMWIGLILWAVLEVGFLLFGLGPNNGPMITLFYTLRGFAYPLFAYGFLVWIAAATPAPMLGSAAGWFWFSFSAGLPTLGSQFARYAIPAIGELNTFWCSLGLVILGGLIALLFTHEPTGKKRLLPEHVSTKEIFFGSLSIVWREPKTLIAGIVRIIDTSSEYAFLAIMPAFFVDHLHFTQGQWLDILSIIFLSNILFNLVSGMVADTLGHRFVVAVFGGIGGFVSIPLFYYVPLWLPGNFWAVAAAGVLYGASVAAFVPLSGLMPQICPREKAAALSILGLGAGASTWVGPAIVAGCASVFGPGLHFVIWTFAVIYLLSALGTLTLTISPEARRYTEEMEARGESTKAVGH, from the coding sequence ATGTCCACATCTACCGCAGAAAGACGGGGTCTTGCGGAGATATTAGGAATTCCGCCAGCCCTATTCTGGGCTTTTGTCGGTCAGCTTTTGTTCATGGTAGGTGATGGTGTCGAGGCAGGTTACCTCGATACTTTCATGCTGCATAATGGACATACTCAAGACTTCGTAACAAATTTATTTATCTATTATGGCATCACTGTGATGATCGCGGCTTGGTTTTCAGGGCCGTTATCAGATCTGTTGGGGCCGAAAAAGGTTATGTGGATTGGCCTGATTTTGTGGGCCGTTCTCGAGGTAGGGTTTCTGCTATTCGGATTAGGTCCGAATAACGGGCCTATGATTACGCTATTCTACACGCTGCGCGGTTTTGCATATCCGCTCTTTGCGTATGGCTTCCTTGTCTGGATTGCGGCTGCTACGCCTGCTCCGATGTTGGGTTCAGCGGCCGGTTGGTTCTGGTTCTCGTTCTCCGCTGGTTTGCCGACACTGGGCTCACAATTTGCGCGTTATGCTATTCCGGCCATTGGTGAGCTGAATACATTTTGGTGTTCGCTCGGGCTGGTTATTCTCGGTGGTTTGATCGCGCTTTTGTTTACGCATGAGCCAACGGGGAAGAAGCGTCTGCTTCCTGAGCATGTTTCAACCAAAGAAATCTTCTTTGGATCGCTCAGTATTGTATGGCGTGAACCCAAGACGCTAATTGCGGGAATTGTGCGTATCATTGATACCTCGTCCGAATATGCGTTTTTGGCGATCATGCCAGCCTTTTTCGTGGACCATCTACATTTCACGCAAGGGCAGTGGCTCGATATTCTGTCAATCATCTTCCTGAGCAACATCTTGTTCAATCTTGTCTCCGGCATGGTGGCTGACACGCTGGGGCATCGCTTTGTTGTTGCTGTGTTCGGTGGGATTGGTGGCTTTGTTTCTATTCCGCTGTTCTACTATGTCCCGCTATGGCTCCCTGGCAACTTCTGGGCGGTAGCTGCGGCCGGTGTCTTGTATGGTGCGTCGGTTGCGGCGTTTGTTCCGCTGTCAGGTTTAATGCCCCAGATTTGCCCACGTGAAAAAGCTGCTGCCTTGTCCATATTGGGCTTAGGTGCAGGTGCCTCGACGTGGGTTGGGCCAGCGATTGTTGCAGGGTGTGCCTCTGTTTTTGGTCCCGGCCTTCATTTCGTTATTTGGACCTTTGCGGTGATTTACCTGTTGTCCGCATTAGGTACCCTGACGCTAACCATCTCTCCTGAGGCTCGTCGCTATACGGAGGAAATGGAAGCACGTGGGGAAAGTACAAAGGCTGTCGGTCATTAA
- the rplQ gene encoding 50S ribosomal protein L17 translates to MRHGVSGRKLNVTSSHRAAMFRNMAVALIKHEQITTTLPKAKELRPVAEKLITLGKRGDLHARRQAFAQLRDDAVVSKLFSAVAERYKARAGGYTRVLKAGMRYGDNADMAVIELVDRDVEAKGKDSGPKPEVEQVDAA, encoded by the coding sequence ATGCGTCATGGAGTGAGCGGGCGTAAGCTCAATGTCACCTCGTCACACCGCGCTGCCATGTTCCGTAACATGGCGGTAGCGCTCATCAAGCATGAGCAGATCACCACAACCCTGCCAAAGGCGAAGGAACTTCGTCCGGTTGCAGAAAAGTTGATTACGCTTGGTAAGCGTGGTGACCTGCATGCTCGTCGTCAGGCTTTTGCTCAACTGCGCGACGACGCTGTTGTAAGCAAGCTCTTCAGTGCAGTAGCTGAACGCTACAAGGCACGTGCTGGTGGTTACACCCGCGTTCTGAAGGCTGGCATGCGCTACGGCGATAACGCCGACATGGCTGTGATCGAGCTGGTCGATCGTGATGTTGAAGCAAAGGGCAAGGACAGCGGTCCGAAGCCAGAAGTTGAGCAGGTTGACGCCGCTTAA
- a CDS encoding DNA-directed RNA polymerase subunit alpha, translating into MVLQKNWQSLIKPEKLEVEPGPVASRVATVVAEPLERGFGMTLGNALRRILLSSLQGAAVTALQIDGVLHEFSAVPGVREDVTDIVLNVKQLALRMHGEGPKRMILTATGPGEVTAGQIQAGHDIEVMNPDLVICTLDDGVKLGMEFTVNTGKGYVAAAANRPEEAPIGMIPIDAIYSPVRRVSYKVEQTRVGQVTDYDKLLLTVETNGAVTPEDALAVAARILQDQVQLFINFDEPRPVQHEEPEDDLPFNRNLLRKVDELELSVRSANCLKNDNIVYIGDLVQKSEQEMLRTPNFGRKSLNEIKEVLTGMGLSLGMSVPAWPPENIEDLAKRLDETF; encoded by the coding sequence TTGGTTCTCCAGAAAAACTGGCAGTCCCTCATCAAGCCCGAGAAGCTTGAAGTCGAACCCGGCCCGGTTGCTTCGCGCGTTGCCACTGTCGTGGCCGAGCCGTTGGAACGCGGTTTCGGTATGACGCTTGGTAACGCTCTGCGTCGCATCCTCCTGTCTTCTTTGCAGGGTGCTGCCGTAACGGCGTTGCAGATCGATGGCGTTCTGCACGAGTTCTCGGCTGTCCCGGGTGTACGTGAAGACGTTACGGATATCGTGCTTAACGTTAAGCAACTTGCCCTGCGTATGCATGGTGAGGGGCCGAAGCGCATGATTCTGACGGCAACCGGCCCGGGCGAAGTTACAGCAGGTCAAATTCAGGCAGGCCATGACATTGAAGTCATGAACCCTGATTTGGTAATCTGCACCCTTGATGATGGTGTTAAGCTCGGAATGGAGTTTACCGTCAACACAGGTAAGGGTTACGTTGCTGCTGCGGCAAACCGTCCAGAAGAAGCACCGATTGGTATGATCCCCATCGATGCTATCTACTCACCGGTTCGCCGCGTGTCGTACAAAGTTGAGCAGACGCGTGTCGGTCAGGTAACTGACTACGATAAGCTGCTGCTGACTGTTGAAACAAATGGTGCTGTTACCCCTGAAGATGCTCTGGCTGTTGCCGCGCGCATCCTGCAGGACCAGGTCCAGTTGTTCATCAACTTCGACGAGCCGCGCCCTGTCCAGCATGAAGAGCCGGAAGACGATCTTCCGTTCAACCGGAACCTGCTGCGTAAGGTTGACGAACTCGAGTTGTCTGTGCGTAGTGCGAACTGCCTCAAGAACGACAACATTGTGTATATCGGCGATCTGGTTCAGAAATCCGAGCAGGAAATGCTCCGGACGCCGAATTTCGGGCGCAAGTCGCTCAACGAGATCAAAGAAGTTCTCACCGGTATGGGGCTGTCGCTCGGCATGAGCGTACCAGCCTGGCCGCCCGAGAACATCGAGGATCTGGCCAAGCGTCTCGACGAGACGTTCTGA